The window ggaaaaaaaggatgagataaCAGATTATGGTTATGTAAGAAAAGGCCATAAAGATTGCATTAATTTTTCCAGATAAAGAAATCCACGCGCTTCTTTGTCATTGTTGTGTTGTTATAagcttgttctttttttcttttttcttttttttttctatgactTGGTAATTAACCAGCAAGAGACCTCGGTACTGCTCTTTTATCGAAGGCATTCTCTTTTCCGTACAACCAAATCAGATTCTCTGCAGAGACTTCTGGAGAGTTCCGAATTCTGATGTCAGAAAAACACCGTTTACCATGTTGCCAACACTGCACTTGTTCAGCAAAAGCCCTTTTAAGCCCCCCTTTTTCTTATCTTGATGTCAAAAGAAGGATAACATCAGAAAGCTAAAATGCCAACTCAGAAGGCATCAACGCCACACTGTCAAAAGACACACCACAATGCTTTGTTTGGATTTTGCATGATTTAAAAGTTGTCCCCACATAATTGGAGTACTGTTAATCTTCTTGGGCCCCTTCTCATGATGGAATTAACTTGATTTCCCCAAAGATTGCCTTCCTTGAATCAGGGCAAGGACGAATTTACGGGGTGGCCTGTTCCTCCCAAAGCTTGACAATTTTTAAGAATCTTCCCTACACTTCTAAAATTCTCAAGGAATTGTTATGAAATAGTcccccaaaataaaaattatgcatTTTGGCCCTCCAATTTGTCAAGTCTAGATTCGTCCTTGAATCATGGCAGTCTTAAATTTCGTCGATACACAAATAAACCCTCCACAAACCATTGAGTCTTTTTCGTTGCTGTTGTTGTTTCTTGGTATAGCAGAACGGAACAAAAAACAATGGctaaattaatttcttgagCAAGTGACGACATTAATTCTACCCTGccccaattttttcttttttattccccTATAGTCTAGACTTGTTCATTCTCTATGAAAAGAATTCTTGCACAGCGAGAGCCAAGTTGTTAAATAGAATTTCATAAAAGAAGATTTGGGCCTTTGCATAACTCCTTTTCTGTAAGCAATCAATCTTACCGAgtcttcctttatttttattgacgAGCCGGCCATAGATGATTCATGCTGTGACCCACCAGCAACAACCTATCCCTTTAAATACCTTTGCATAATACAAGATTTCTTCAACCATAGGAATCAAAGCATCTCTTCTTATAGATATCTGTTCTTGCTAATAACAAAAGACACAAGAGGCTAGAGTAAATTTCCAGTCTTTCCATCAGAAATGAAGAACACATTTCAGGATCAAGCTTTAGGACTTCCAATCAACTCAGCAGCATACACTGCTAGGAGATCGCCCCTGAGATACTTGCCAGGACCTGATGGCCAATACCCTCAGGCATATTTTAAACAATGCAAAGCAGACTCGATGCTTAAGATGATGAACAAGCTAGGAAAGAAAGCAGACAATTTTGCAAATGGTGTTCGAGAGCATGGTAACTACTTTTCTCCTGGAATCATCCAGTCTTCAAATTTCATGAGTTTTTACTTTATCCTAACAATGGTCTTCCTATTCTTGATACTTTTGAAACTGCAGTGAGACTAGGGCCAAAGATTAGTGAAACAGTCAAAGGAAAGCTGAGCCTGGGGGCTAAGATTCTTCAAGTAGGAGGGGTGGAAAAAATCTTTAAGCAGTTATTTGTTGTTAGCGAAGATGAAAAACTGTTGAAGGCTTCCCAGTGCTATTTGTCAACAACAGCAGGTCCTATTGCGGGCCTTCTATTCATCTCCACTGAAAAAGTCGCCTTTTGTAGTGAGAGATCAATCAAATTCTCTTCTCCGAGTGGAAAATCAGTTAGAGTCCATTACAAGGTAACTTCAACAACACGTATTTGAATAATTTCTCTCAGCTTTTCTTCCTCACACAATGTTTTAACATTTTACATGAATATTTTGCAGGTATTGGTTCCTCTCAAGAAGATAAAAATGCTTAACCAGAGTGAGAATGTAAAGAAGCCATCACAAAAGTATATGGAACTAGTTACAGTGGATGATTTTGAGTTCTGGTTTATGGGATtcataaattatcaaaaaactttcaaatatcTTCAGCAGGCAATGTCTCAAATCTCAGATGGGATGAATGTCGCTTTCTAGCTAGTGACTTAAATCTTCTACCTCGTCAGAAATTCAGAATATTAAGTTCATGTAGAGAGCAAAACTAGACAGAACTACCGTACTGTTATCAAATTTTGTTAGTGAATGTATAAATTCTTAAGAAATTACTGTAATTAAATTCTTGTGAATATTCTATGATTTTCAACAAGTTTCTGGCCAGGAAAACAAAATGTCATCTAGAGACAAGTTCTGAAATGCATGTCAACATTTATAATGTCACTAAATGTTTTCCTCATTAAGTGTTGAAAGGTCGAAATATAAATTGGGGAATCGAATCCTAGCTACAGAATGATTATTCAAGAGTTGAGCAaccagcatatatatatatatatatatatatatatataacaatcccatccgaaaaataaatatattttctccaTCTTTCTCAAAAGGAATACTAACCATGCCCGCCCGCACCATGTACAAATTAATCAGTCGGCTTTCCCTAACGTGTTCTTCCTTTTAAGCACCGAATACTTTCCTTGAAATGTGAAGATCTACCACCCCATTACTAAAACACCTTTCTTTGATGCACTCGCTGATAGATAGAGGATAGAAGTTCATTTTGTTTCAACTTGGAAAATTGCATTGGCTTAGGTAAGTAACTTTCAGACGTTCAATTGTGAGTTAGACTAATTTCATAATTGGAATTCTATTAACTAAATTGTGAAACAGGCTCTTCATTTTCAATGGAAGGCAAGgattccttctctctttctttatattcaaGGAAGAGGTAGTTTCCATGATGAACCGCCATGTATGCTGCGAACGTATTTCTTAGCACAAAAAGCATGGTAGGTAAATCTTACCATTTTATGCATGAGTAATCAAAGGCACCGCAACAACAATAAAGGCATATCCACTGACTCACAATAGACattacttaaaatattttttggtggtGGTAAAGAGGTCCAAGTCTTGTCTGTTGAAATTGAACGAAGTATCAGAAGAATACACTTGGTGTCTCTTGTGCATGACTCTTTCTTTAGGCATATAGAGCTAATGGAAATAAAAGGTTCCAGACACTAAAATATCAGGAAAATGTTATGTTTTTcgccaagaaaaagaaaataagattatGACTGTAGTGTCTGATACAATGTTTCTCTATAAGATCATACATAAATCAAGAGACGGTTAACCAAAGGGATTGTTCAGTTAGTTAATTTACTTTATGGTTATACTTCTCAATGTGGTCTTGTAAATCATACAAAACTTGATTGATTCGTAAAATATCCCTAATTAGTTGGGACAACTTTTAGCctttgcttcttttcttttttcggtCCAGACATGCAATCTCACAAGCATTTGTCTGTGCCTCTCATTTGCTCGTACATTCCAACCCTGTGGTGGTATGGAATTTATTATTTCGAGCTGGAATTCTATAGCTTTCTCTCCGATGCCaattctctttttaaaataaaagataagaaaaaggaATGGGAAAAGGATGGTGCAGAACAGAGAGATTACTTAAACTAGCTTACATGCAAAAAAGCTCACAATCAGTGATGCTGTTTGAGTTAGTCTTTTACCTTAGATTTCTTcagattataaaacaaaatctccTCTTTTCCCCTCATTAGCCATAAATCCATAAAATGGCTCGTGGCAGTTCCCGGAAATTATAATCAGGGAACCATTTCTACGAGAGAAAATCAGTAAATTAAGGACTTGGACTTTCAGTAAATTCACGACAAAAATGCTCAAGGATTGGACTGTCTCCGAATCCTCCTTTCTAATTAAATTCCATTTTTTAGCAGGACATGCGATTTGGCATTTGAACCTTCATTTCTTGGAAATGATCACTAGCGTGCACAGTTCCAAGGAACTGAGACTCAAAGTTTGGCTGTTCTACAGATATCATACCACCATATTTCACGAGAAATTTGGCCATTTCTTTGCAAACAAGGTGCTAGCATCGGTTATTTATTAATGACTTTGAAATTTACAATAGAGCATTTCTGTAATATCTGAATCTAGGACAGCTAGCACAACTTTCTATGAAGAATCTTCTTATTATATCAGAAGGTAGCTTTAATTGATTAAGGGGCAATATGCTCGATTGGTCAAAGAAAAGAGTATGAATAAATTAAGGGCCACACGAAAACAAGACAAGTTCCTTTATGATTATCTGGAATGCAATCTTCTTAGCTTCCTTTTATCATTCTTTAATaaagttgatttatttaaacTAGGTTTGACAGATTGGACAGGAGGCCATGCAGATACAGATGTCTATTTCAGCATTAATCAGATCTTGGATACAGACCAACAGAAAATTACTGTATCTCCACACTAATTGACATTGTTCGCTTGAATAGTACGTAATGGTTCTTTTTACCTCTTCATCTAAAAGATTTAACATTAGTTGTCAAGATCTTTTTATAAGATACATTTATTATTACAAAATTCCACGAGAAAAAATAAGTCTTCTCTCATATCAATAACACAgtgaaataactaaaatacctttgaaaataaaaaaaagtttaaaccTAGCTTCAAGAGACATTTTAGGATttttcacaatgttttttttttgttattataatgtGATCTGTGaggcaatttaatatttaattaaatataaaaaaataataagcaatTGAAATGAACAGTAAAACAACAAAActatccttaaaaataaaaaaatttaaacctagATTCAAGAGGCTTCTTTGTCTTTTCACAacgattttttcttttgaaattataaCATCAGTTTAGTGGCACTTtggtatttgaataaaaaaggataTGCGTGTGTGGCTTATCCAGAGGTGCACGGGAGGCGCCCGTATCCTTTGTGTGGCGTCTCCTggcatccaaaaatgccttacCGTTGTGTCGTTAGAAGCATTGCTAAATCCTTTTCATGTTGGTGCGGTGTGCGTCTTTGAGTTTTTAATCAATgggcctttctttttttttcttcatttctctctttttcttaaaaaaaattacaacttaaccctcttgattttttatatttcaacttcaatccttattccttagatttttaagttttggtcttggtttttttgtaaaagtttaatttgttttcaatttaatcatttaatctcaatttaccaaatattatattcttcaatttgatcctcattctttgaatttctaaatttttaccTTGGCTCTTTTGTAGAAGTTAcacttattttcaatttcattattcaattcaaattgatggtacaatgtttttcaatttagtcctcattgttttgatttctatttatttttcttaacctttatattgtttatgttaattttgaccctttttcttttcaattttacccttcaatcaaatataaaatttattatgtattttaattttgatcctcattcttttaattgttattttttaatccttttgtataattaaaatttttttttagtttcacccttcaatatttaattggttggaaattagacttcatgattttccAGATTAGATACTTCGGGTCTAATGATTTAGGTCacaggtttgaaaagttaacataagttttttttttaagcaaaggtttataattatctttttttatcggTGTATTCTAATCTCATTATCAGGGTCACAGGTTTGGCGAGATATCTGGGGTTGGTTTGGCCCCGATTACCATAGTTACAGGTTTGTCATGACTAGTTTttgtatgtcttttttttaccccattttaaaatctaaatgttatttttttactaaaaaaaaacaacaacaacaatcagGCCAATAGTTAAACATAAACACTAAAGCTAGTGTGTGTATATGTGTGGTTGGATTCACAAGgcgcaaaaaaagaaaataagttggagATCCACCTCTCCACCTTTTTTTTggcattcttcttttctttgatgatcCACTTGACAGGTATTGGCTTCTTTTCACTTGGTCTAGGAAccaattttaatgtgttattcttttcaattgatGTAATCTCCTCATCTATAGCCATTTCCATTTTTCATCCTTTATTGCTTCTTCAAGCACTATAAGATCACATGTAGCAATGTGACAATATAATGTTACATCATCATCAATAGGATTAGTTACCTCATATAAGTTACCAAGGCTTCTCATCTTTCTTAGTGGATTTGATGGAGTGTAACTACTTGAGCTTCCatgagaagaaggagaaggagaagttAAGTTCGTTGGTGTTTATGGAGGTGTAATTATAAGTTCTTGATAATCTTTATACATTTCCTTCTCTTCATCAAGAATCAGTAGGAAATCATatttctcatcatcatcatctaccTTCTAATCTTATGCTCCTTCTTCATTGAACTCAGCATCTCTACTAATCACTATCTTTCCTTCATTAGGGTTGTAAAACTTGTATCTTTTGGACTTTTGATCATAACccacaaagatttttttttttcatttagcttGTTCATTACTTGATCATCTACATGCTCATAGTCAATgcttaaaaaaactttcaagtgATAAACACTTGGCTTTCTTCCACTCCATGCTTTTTATGGAATCATGCCATTCAAACTAAAAACAGTAATACAAAGTCAAAAGGCTCAAGAACAAGAAGATTGAGAGaagtgtatatttttattaaatgtttcTCTTTAAACTCTCTTTGTTATTCTTTCTCTCTTGTGCtactaaataatattgatttacaAGTCTTTTATAGATATAAAGTCCTAAATAATCAAGGAATTAAACTAAtacaataaaatcttaatttgaataGAAATTATGTTTTGTTGACTAAATCACTTGATCGTTTCTCAAACAGTTGAccactttaatttatttcactCGATTACTCGGTCTCAACCAGTCGACCTGTTCTCAACCGGTCGACTGGTTCAACTAATTTTAAGCAATCAATTTACTTTCAACAATGAACTTTCAAGAATAGGAATTAGGAGGCATCTTTCTTGATTTGCCATACATTGCAAGACTAGGCTCTAGATTACATTTTCATAACGCTTTCTTGGTAATCTATTCAGAATAATCACAGGAAATAAGTACAGTAATTTCTCAcgaattaatattttcattaacaaaattTTGTACAATGTACTTCTGTTGAGTTTAATTTCCTATCTTAATTTATACAATATTCTGGTAAAGCACAAGATTTAAGTCACTAGAGTGACTTGCAGCTCATCTGAGATTTGAGAGATTGCCAGCTGAAgatatttgaaagttttttgaTGGTTGAAGAAACCCATAAACCAGAAGTCAAAATCATCTACTGTAACTATTTGCATATACTTTTGTGATGGCTTCTTCACGTTCTCGCTCTGACTAACCCTTTTTATCTTCCTGAGAGGAATCACTACCTGCAAATATTGATGTAAAATGTTAAAACAGCTTGTGTGAGGAAGAGACAGAGAGAAATGAAGCTAATATGTTCTTGTTAGTTACTTTGTAATGGACTCTAACTGATTTTCCATTCGGAGAAGAGAATTTGATGGATCTCTCACTACAAAAGGCGAGTTTTTGGTTGGAGATGAACAGAAGGCCTGCGAGAGGACCTGCTGTTGTTGACAAATAGGATTGGGAAACCTTCAGCAATTTCTCGTCTTCGCTAACAACAAACAACTGCTTGAAAGTTTTTTCTACCCCACCCTCTTGAAGAATTTTAGCCCCCAGAGTCAACTTTCCTTTCACTGTTTCTGTAATCTTTGACCCTAGTCTCACTGCAGTTTCAAAATGATCAAGAATTAGAAGACCAATATAAGGAAGAAGGGATGAAATTTGAAGACTGCATGATTCCTAGTTTGGCAAGGAGAAATATAATTACCATGCTCCCAGACACCATTTGCAAAATTGTCTGCTCTCCTCCCTAGCTTGTTCATCCTTTCTAGAATTGAgtctttcttagtttttttcaatgcaGGAGGATATTGGCCATCAGGTCCAGGCAAGTATCTCACTGGGGATCTCCTAACTGTGAATTTTCCTGAGTTGATTGGAATTCCAATAACTTGATCCTGAAATGTGTCGTTCATTTCTGATGAAGAGCTGGAATTTTCTCTTTGCTCTTTGCTCTTTGCTCTTGTCTATCTTGTTATTTGCAAG is drawn from Populus nigra chromosome 5, ddPopNigr1.1, whole genome shotgun sequence and contains these coding sequences:
- the LOC133693166 gene encoding putative GEM-like protein 8, with protein sequence MKNTFQDQALGLPINSAAYTARRSPLRYLPGPDGQYPQAYFKQCKADSMLKMMNKLGKKADNFANGVREHVRLGPKISETVKGKLSLGAKILQVGGVEKIFKQLFVVSEDEKLLKASQCYLSTTAGPIAGLLFISTEKVAFCSERSIKFSSPSGKSVRVHYKVLVPLKKIKMLNQSENVKKPSQKYMELVTVDDFEFWFMGFINYQKTFKYLQQAMSQISDGMNVAF
- the LOC133693125 gene encoding GEM-like protein 4; translation: MNDTFQDQVIGIPINSGKFTVRRSPVRYLPGPDGQYPPALKKTKKDSILERMNKLGRRADNFANGVWEHVRLGSKITETVKGKLTLGAKILQEGGVEKTFKQLFVVSEDEKLLKVSQSYLSTTAGPLAGLLFISNQKLAFCSERSIKFSSPNGKSVRVHYKVVIPLRKIKRVSQSENVKKPSQKYMQIVTVDDFDFWFMGFFNHQKTFKYLQLAISQISDELQVTLVT